The following proteins are co-located in the Spea bombifrons isolate aSpeBom1 chromosome 3, aSpeBom1.2.pri, whole genome shotgun sequence genome:
- the KATNA1 gene encoding katanin p60 ATPase-containing subunit A1 isoform X2: MSTLESFKLDSSPVKAAQNNFPAQDGEVWSLPVPAERRPSPGVRKRQSAQCSDNRGHNNRLSAAPKGQNSNSRNANNARVKPARALEKKDPLIKAREERNKSANVSESEPKRFDGTGYDKDLVEALERDIISQNPNVRWDDIADLEEPKKLLKEAVVLPMWMPEFFKGIRRPWKGVLMVGPPGTGKTLLAKAVATECKTTFFNISSSTLTSKYRGESEKLVRLLFEMARFYAPTTIFIDEIDSICSRRGTSEEHEASRRVKSELLVQMDGVGGASENDDPSKMVMVLAATNFPWDIDEALRRRLEKRIYIPLPSAKGRGELLRISLKELELAEDVEIDTIAENMDGYSGADITNVCRDASLMAMRRRIEGLTPEEIKNLSKDDMHMPTTMGDFEMALKKVSKSVSASDIEKYEKWIEEFGSC, from the exons ATGTCTacgttggaaagctttaagttGGACAGCTCACCAGTAAAAGCAgcacaaaataattttccagCTCAGGACGGTGAAGTCTGGTCTTTGCCAGTACCAGCTGAACGAAg ACCTTCACCTGGTGTAAGGAAACGACAGTCTGCCCAGTGCAGTGACAATCGTGGACATAATAACCGCCTAAGTGCAGCTCCAAAGGGTCAGAATTCTAACTCGAGGAATGCCAATAATGCCCGTGTAAAACCAGCCCGAGCATTAGAAAAGAAGGACCCCCTGATCAAAGCAAGAGAAGAGAGG AACAAATCTGCTAATGTGTCAGAAAGTGAACCAAAGAGGTTTGACGGTACTGGTTACGACAAGGACCTTGTGGAAGCATTGGAAAGAGATATCATTTCACAAAATCCCAATGTCCGATG GGATGATATTGCAGATTTGGAAGAACCCAAGAAGTTGTTGAAGGAAGCTGTTGTACTACCCATGTGGATGCCCGAGTTCTTCAAAGGAATAAGGCGCCCTTGGAag GGTGTACTCATGGTGGGACCACCGGGTACAGGGAAGACTCTCTTAGCCAAAGCAGTAGCTACAGAGTGCAAGActacatttttcaacatttcatCATCTACACTCACTTCCAAGTACAGAGGAGAATCAGAAAAACTAGTCCGCTTATTGTTCGAAATG GCAAGATTTTATGCGCCAACAACTATCTTCATTGATGAGATTGACTCCATATGCAGCCGTAGAGGCACTTCTGAAGAGCATGAAGCAAGCAGAAGAGTTAAATCTGAACTTCTGGTTCAAATGgatg GTGTAGGTGGTGCTTCAGAGAATGATGATCCATCTAAGATGGTCATGGTCCTTGCAGCTACCAACTTTCCGTGGGACATTGATGAGGCTTTGAGGAGACGATTGGAGAAAAGGATTTATATCCCTTTGCCTTCCG CCAAAGGGAGAGGTGAGCTTTTACGGATAAGCCTTAAAGAGCTAGAGTTAGCAGAGGATGTGGAGATCGACACTATAGCAGAAAATATGGATGGTTACTCTGGTGCCGATATTACCAACGTTTGCAG AGATGCATCATTAATGGCTATGAGGAGACGTATTGAAGGACTAACcccagaagaaataaaaaatctttcaaagGATGACATGCACATGCCCACAACAATGGGGGATTTTGAAATGGCTTTAAAGAAAGTGTCCAAGTCCGTCTCTGCTTCAGACATAGAAAAGTACGAAAAGTGGATAGAAGAGTTTGGATCTTGTTAA
- the KATNA1 gene encoding katanin p60 ATPase-containing subunit A1 isoform X1, giving the protein MSLLMISENVKLAREYALLGNYDSAMVYYQGVLDQMNKYVYSVKDTFLQQKWQQVWQEINVEAKHVKDIMSTLESFKLDSSPVKAAQNNFPAQDGEVWSLPVPAERRPSPGVRKRQSAQCSDNRGHNNRLSAAPKGQNSNSRNANNARVKPARALEKKDPLIKAREERNKSANVSESEPKRFDGTGYDKDLVEALERDIISQNPNVRWDDIADLEEPKKLLKEAVVLPMWMPEFFKGIRRPWKGVLMVGPPGTGKTLLAKAVATECKTTFFNISSSTLTSKYRGESEKLVRLLFEMARFYAPTTIFIDEIDSICSRRGTSEEHEASRRVKSELLVQMDGVGGASENDDPSKMVMVLAATNFPWDIDEALRRRLEKRIYIPLPSAKGRGELLRISLKELELAEDVEIDTIAENMDGYSGADITNVCRDASLMAMRRRIEGLTPEEIKNLSKDDMHMPTTMGDFEMALKKVSKSVSASDIEKYEKWIEEFGSC; this is encoded by the exons ATGAGTCTTCTCATGATAAGTGAGAATGTGAAATTAGCCCGTGAATATGCCCTTTTGGGGAATTACGACTCTGCAATGGTCTACTATCAAGGAGTTTTGGACCAGATGAACAAATATGTGTACTCTGTTAAAGATACCTTTCTACagcaaaaatggcagcag GTTTGGCAAGAGATAAATGTGGAAGCAAAGCATGTGAAGGACATCATGTCTacgttggaaagctttaagttGGACAGCTCACCAGTAAAAGCAgcacaaaataattttccagCTCAGGACGGTGAAGTCTGGTCTTTGCCAGTACCAGCTGAACGAAg ACCTTCACCTGGTGTAAGGAAACGACAGTCTGCCCAGTGCAGTGACAATCGTGGACATAATAACCGCCTAAGTGCAGCTCCAAAGGGTCAGAATTCTAACTCGAGGAATGCCAATAATGCCCGTGTAAAACCAGCCCGAGCATTAGAAAAGAAGGACCCCCTGATCAAAGCAAGAGAAGAGAGG AACAAATCTGCTAATGTGTCAGAAAGTGAACCAAAGAGGTTTGACGGTACTGGTTACGACAAGGACCTTGTGGAAGCATTGGAAAGAGATATCATTTCACAAAATCCCAATGTCCGATG GGATGATATTGCAGATTTGGAAGAACCCAAGAAGTTGTTGAAGGAAGCTGTTGTACTACCCATGTGGATGCCCGAGTTCTTCAAAGGAATAAGGCGCCCTTGGAag GGTGTACTCATGGTGGGACCACCGGGTACAGGGAAGACTCTCTTAGCCAAAGCAGTAGCTACAGAGTGCAAGActacatttttcaacatttcatCATCTACACTCACTTCCAAGTACAGAGGAGAATCAGAAAAACTAGTCCGCTTATTGTTCGAAATG GCAAGATTTTATGCGCCAACAACTATCTTCATTGATGAGATTGACTCCATATGCAGCCGTAGAGGCACTTCTGAAGAGCATGAAGCAAGCAGAAGAGTTAAATCTGAACTTCTGGTTCAAATGgatg GTGTAGGTGGTGCTTCAGAGAATGATGATCCATCTAAGATGGTCATGGTCCTTGCAGCTACCAACTTTCCGTGGGACATTGATGAGGCTTTGAGGAGACGATTGGAGAAAAGGATTTATATCCCTTTGCCTTCCG CCAAAGGGAGAGGTGAGCTTTTACGGATAAGCCTTAAAGAGCTAGAGTTAGCAGAGGATGTGGAGATCGACACTATAGCAGAAAATATGGATGGTTACTCTGGTGCCGATATTACCAACGTTTGCAG AGATGCATCATTAATGGCTATGAGGAGACGTATTGAAGGACTAACcccagaagaaataaaaaatctttcaaagGATGACATGCACATGCCCACAACAATGGGGGATTTTGAAATGGCTTTAAAGAAAGTGTCCAAGTCCGTCTCTGCTTCAGACATAGAAAAGTACGAAAAGTGGATAGAAGAGTTTGGATCTTGTTAA